A single region of the Vespula pensylvanica isolate Volc-1 chromosome 8, ASM1446617v1, whole genome shotgun sequence genome encodes:
- the LOC122631387 gene encoding transcription factor MafK isoform X1: MAMDGKRSIKMVRRQLSHDPLSPGPCLDISDDELVTISVRDLNRQLKLRGLSREEIVRMKQRRRTLKNRGYAASCRIKRIEQKDELESEKTQEYRDMEAMQEDNNRMREEIESWHSKYQALKKFAAEKKIHIPSELEII, from the exons ATGGCTATGGACGGAAAGCGATCTATAAAGATGGTACGTCGGCAACTATCACAC GATCCCCTCTCACCAGGTCCATGTTTGGACATCAGTGATGATGAACTTGTTACAATATCTGTCAGAGATTTAAACAGACAATTGAAATTGCGTGGATTATCTAGAGAAGAGATAGTACGAATgaaacagagaagaagaacTTTAAAAAACAGAGGTTATGCAGCCAGTTGTCGTATAAAACGCATAGAACAAAAAGATGAACTAGAATCAGAAAAAACTCAGGAATACCGTGATATGGAAGCAATGCAAGAGGACAATAATCGcatgagagaagaaatagaatcTTGGCATTCCAAATATCAGGCACTCAAAAAATTTGctgcagaaaagaaaattcatattcCATCTGAATTAGAAATCATATAA
- the LOC122631386 gene encoding tRNA (cytosine(38)-C(5))-methyltransferase, producing MRILELYSGIGGMHYAFRESGVVGNIIGAVDINPVANNVYKHNFPEVLLMNRNIESISEEEIINLNINMILMSPPCQPFTRVGLQKDKLDNRSCSLFHLLQIIPQISSLKYILLENVKGFENSETRVELLKCLKNSNFNYKELILSPNQFGIPNTRHRYYLLAKKKGLKFCFNDSVLDHSLSQRLITLLPQSKHQLLIEKDHVDNIECGIICYKLKHILENCEESLYLIPRNILQKRATLLDIRTADNCGSCCFTKAYGHYIEGTGSVYCPFSEEIVQKKLIESTKYEKYSEDQLQLFLSLKLRYFTPKEVSRLMCFPEDFTFPNSTTTKQKYRLLGNSINVDVVSKLIFLLCTKENENI from the exons ATGCGAATATTGGAACTATACAGCGGTATTGGCGGAATGCATTATGCCTTTCGAG AAAGTGGAGTGGTTGGAAATATTATTGGTGCAGTGGATATAAATCCTGTTGccaataatgtatataaacataattttcCAGAAGTCTTGCTCATGAACCGCAACATTGAATCTATAAGCGAAGAGGAAAttataaatctaaatataaatatgatacttATGAGTCCTCCTTGTCAACCATTTACTAGAGTAGGATTGCAAAAGGACAAATTAGATAACAGATCGTGTTCACTGTTTCACCTTTTACAAATTATACCACAAATTTcatctttgaaatatatattattggaGAATGTGAAGGGATTTGAAAACTCAGAAACAAGAGTAGAATTACTAAAGTGCCTTAAAAATagcaattttaattataaagaattaattttaagtcCAAATCAATTTGGCATTCCAAATACAAGGCATAGATATTATTTGCttgctaaaaaaaaaggtttaaaattttgtttcaatgATTCTGTATTAGACCATAGCCTTTCTCAAAGATTGATAACACTTCTTCCACAAAGTAAACATCAGCTGCTCATAGAAAAAGATCATGTAGATAATATAGAATGCGGTATTATctgttataaattaaaacatattttagaaaattgtgAAGAATCATTATACTTAATTCCTAGAAATATTCTACAGAAACGAGCTACATTGTTAGATATAAGAACAGCAGACAATTGTGGATCTTGTTGTTTTACAAAAGCTTATGGACATTATATTGAAGGTACAGGTTCTGTGTATTGTCCATTTTCAGAAGAAATAGTACAAAAAAAACTTATTGAATCTaccaaatatgaaaaatattcagaaGATCAATTAcaactttttttatctttgaagtTGAGATATTTCACACCAAAAGAAGTATCTAGATTAATGTGTTTTCCAGAAGATTTTACATTTCCAAATAGTACAACAACTAAACAAAAATACAGATTATTAGGTAATTCAATTAATGTTGATGTAGTTagcaaattaatatttttattgtgtactaaagagaatgagaatatatga
- the LOC122631387 gene encoding transcription factor MafG isoform X2, protein MAMDGKRSIKMDPLSPGPCLDISDDELVTISVRDLNRQLKLRGLSREEIVRMKQRRRTLKNRGYAASCRIKRIEQKDELESEKTQEYRDMEAMQEDNNRMREEIESWHSKYQALKKFAAEKKIHIPSELEII, encoded by the exons ATGGCTATGGACGGAAAGCGATCTATAAAGATG GATCCCCTCTCACCAGGTCCATGTTTGGACATCAGTGATGATGAACTTGTTACAATATCTGTCAGAGATTTAAACAGACAATTGAAATTGCGTGGATTATCTAGAGAAGAGATAGTACGAATgaaacagagaagaagaacTTTAAAAAACAGAGGTTATGCAGCCAGTTGTCGTATAAAACGCATAGAACAAAAAGATGAACTAGAATCAGAAAAAACTCAGGAATACCGTGATATGGAAGCAATGCAAGAGGACAATAATCGcatgagagaagaaatagaatcTTGGCATTCCAAATATCAGGCACTCAAAAAATTTGctgcagaaaagaaaattcatattcCATCTGAATTAGAAATCATATAA